A genomic window from Aquabacterium sp. OR-4 includes:
- a CDS encoding acetyl-CoA C-acetyltransferase: MSEAFIVATARTAGGRKGGRLSGWHPADLAGQVLNALLDRSGIDPAAVDDVIMGCVGQAGEQATNIARNAVLASRLPESVPATSVDRQCGSSQQALHFAAQAVMSGTMDCVIAAGVESMSRVPMGLPSTLARKAGFGFYMSPAMQARYPGIEFSQFMGAEMLASKHGLSREELDRFALLSHQRAIAATEAGRFKGEIVPVAMKRVDKDGVYSEDGSLHTADEGIRHDATYESIAGVKLLQEGGRLTAASASQICDGATGVMVVNERGLKALGLKPLARVHHMTVTGGDPVVMLEAPIAATQKALARAGMSINDIDLYEVNEAFASVPVAWLKVLGADPARLNIHGGAIALGHPLGGSGTKLMTTLVNALQQTGKRYGLQTMCEGGGMANVTIVERL; encoded by the coding sequence ATGTCCGAAGCCTTCATCGTCGCCACCGCCCGCACCGCTGGTGGCCGCAAGGGTGGCCGCCTGTCGGGCTGGCACCCGGCCGATCTGGCCGGCCAGGTGCTCAACGCCCTGCTCGACCGCAGCGGCATCGACCCCGCCGCGGTGGACGATGTGATCATGGGCTGCGTGGGCCAGGCCGGCGAGCAGGCCACCAACATCGCGCGCAATGCGGTGCTGGCCAGCCGCCTGCCCGAGAGCGTGCCGGCCACCTCGGTGGACCGCCAGTGCGGCTCGTCGCAGCAGGCGCTGCACTTTGCCGCCCAGGCGGTGATGAGCGGCACGATGGACTGCGTGATCGCCGCCGGCGTGGAGAGCATGAGCCGCGTGCCCATGGGCCTGCCCAGCACGCTGGCGCGCAAGGCCGGCTTCGGCTTCTACATGAGCCCGGCCATGCAGGCGCGCTACCCCGGCATCGAGTTCAGCCAGTTCATGGGTGCCGAGATGCTGGCCAGCAAGCACGGCCTCAGCCGCGAGGAGCTCGACCGCTTTGCGCTGCTGAGCCACCAGCGTGCCATCGCCGCCACCGAGGCCGGCCGCTTCAAGGGCGAGATCGTGCCGGTGGCCATGAAGCGCGTGGACAAGGACGGCGTCTACAGCGAAGACGGCAGCCTGCACACCGCCGACGAAGGCATCCGCCACGACGCCACCTACGAGAGCATTGCCGGCGTCAAGCTGCTGCAGGAAGGGGGCCGCCTCACCGCCGCCAGCGCCAGCCAGATCTGCGACGGCGCCACCGGCGTGATGGTGGTCAACGAGCGCGGCCTGAAGGCTCTGGGCCTGAAGCCACTGGCCCGCGTGCACCACATGACCGTGACCGGCGGCGACCCGGTGGTGATGCTCGAGGCCCCGATCGCCGCCACGCAAAAGGCCCTGGCCCGCGCCGGCATGTCGATCAACGACATCGACCTGTACGAGGTCAACGAGGCCTTTGCCTCGGTGCCTGTGGCCTGGCTGAAGGTGCTGGGTGCCGACCCCGCGCGCCTGAACATCCACGGCGGCGCCATCGCGCTGGGCCATCCGCTGGGCGGCTCGGGCACCAAGCTGATGACCACCCTGGTCAACGCGCTGCAGCAGACCGGCAAGCGCTACGGCCTGCAGACCATGTGCGAAGGCGGCGGCATGGCCAACGTGACCATCGTCGAACGCCTGTAA
- a CDS encoding phosphotransferase family protein: protein MASAFTPASATTQASASTQAPASALADGLARTLGGRITRLRRLSGGASQETWALALQCADSAAVDLILRRQPPGGQQRSAANAGLAAEAALITLAGRHGVPVPAIHQVLTPADALGQGFVMQCLQGETLGRRIATDPALAEARATLAWQCGQTLARLHAIAPQQLPAGLRRAGPADELAHYRAWHQGHGTARPVFQLAFDWLARRLPADTAAPVLVHGDFRNGNLMIDAQGLRGVLDWELAHVGDPMEDLGWLCVPSWRFGQVALPVGGFGTLDQLLAGYQSAGGRADRERIRWWTVMGALKWGVICESMLQAWLSGAEREVEKAAIGRRASEAEIDLLTLIVPEANPHHAPGAQHHA, encoded by the coding sequence ATGGCCAGCGCCTTCACGCCGGCCTCCGCCACCACGCAGGCCTCCGCCTCCACGCAGGCCCCCGCTAGCGCGCTGGCCGATGGCCTGGCGCGCACGCTGGGCGGCCGCATCACGCGGCTGCGCCGGCTGTCGGGCGGCGCCAGCCAGGAGACCTGGGCCTTGGCGCTGCAATGCGCTGACAGCGCGGCCGTCGACCTGATCCTGCGCCGCCAGCCACCGGGTGGCCAGCAGCGCTCGGCCGCCAACGCCGGCCTGGCCGCCGAAGCCGCGCTGATCACGCTGGCCGGCCGCCACGGTGTGCCGGTGCCGGCCATCCACCAGGTGCTGACGCCCGCCGATGCGCTGGGCCAGGGCTTCGTGATGCAGTGCCTGCAGGGCGAGACCCTGGGCCGGCGCATCGCCACCGACCCCGCGCTGGCCGAGGCCCGCGCCACGCTGGCCTGGCAGTGCGGCCAGACGCTGGCGCGCCTGCACGCCATCGCGCCACAGCAGCTGCCCGCGGGCCTGCGCCGCGCCGGCCCGGCCGACGAGCTGGCGCACTACCGCGCCTGGCACCAGGGCCACGGCACGGCGCGCCCGGTGTTCCAGCTGGCCTTTGACTGGCTGGCCCGGCGCCTGCCGGCCGACACCGCCGCGCCGGTGCTGGTGCATGGCGACTTTCGCAATGGCAACCTGATGATCGATGCCCAGGGCCTGCGCGGCGTGCTCGACTGGGAGCTGGCCCATGTGGGCGACCCGATGGAAGACCTGGGCTGGCTGTGCGTGCCCAGCTGGCGCTTCGGCCAGGTCGCGCTGCCGGTCGGCGGCTTCGGCACGCTGGATCAGCTGCTGGCCGGCTATCAATCCGCCGGGGGTCGGGCCGACCGCGAACGCATCCGCTGGTGGACGGTGATGGGCGCGCTGAAGTGGGGCGTGATCTGCGAGAGCATGCTGCAGGCCTGGCTGAGCGGCGCCGAGCGCGAGGTCGAAAAAGCCGCCATCGGCCGCCGCGCCAGCGAGGCCGAGATCGACCTGCTGACGCTGATCGTGCCCGAGGCCAACCCGCACCACGCCCCAGGCGCGCAGCACCATGCATGA
- a CDS encoding DUF6285 domain-containing protein, with product MHDAPSPAQITEAATLFLRERVMPALGSGQAAPPEAQAAASAMAAATAHHARVAANLLDIARRQLLEDPAVAAAEVQRLQALLDRTDTDLATLNQALAEAIAEGRLGLATPGLAGHLWHTTLAKLAVDQPNYATYRHALHGAAG from the coding sequence ATGCATGACGCCCCCAGCCCGGCGCAGATCACCGAGGCCGCCACGCTGTTTCTGCGCGAGCGGGTGATGCCCGCGCTGGGCAGCGGCCAGGCCGCCCCACCCGAGGCCCAGGCCGCCGCCAGCGCCATGGCCGCGGCCACCGCCCACCATGCCCGCGTGGCCGCCAACCTGCTGGACATCGCGCGCCGCCAGCTGCTGGAAGACCCGGCCGTGGCCGCCGCCGAAGTGCAGCGCCTGCAGGCCTTGCTGGACCGCACCGACACCGACCTGGCCACACTGAACCAGGCCCTGGCCGAGGCCATTGCCGAGGGCCGCCTGGGCCTGGCCACACCCGGCCTGGCCGGGCATCTGTGGCACACCACGCTGGCCAAGCTGGCGGTGGACCAGCCGAACTACGCCACCTACCGCCACGCGCTGCACGGGGCAGCGGGCTGA
- a CDS encoding enoyl-CoA hydratase-related protein codes for MTEPAAPHTAPLREERDGDVAILVLADAKRLNPLGQPLQNALRERLRALAADRSVRALVITADGRGFCVGADLSAMNSALAGEASTDTRTLGNKTADTMHAASNRLISDIRRLPFPVLSAINGACAGAGVGLALAADIVIAARSAYFYLPFMAKLGIVPDLGTTWFLERLVGRGRATALTLLGEKLPAEKATEWGIAWACVDDDALRDEALKLAHRLAALPPQAALETRRAYDAAAHNSLDAQMGYEAERQRELIDAPSFAEGVQAFIGKREPRFSGRS; via the coding sequence ATGACCGAACCCGCAGCCCCCCACACCGCCCCCCTGCGCGAGGAGCGCGATGGCGATGTGGCCATCCTGGTGCTGGCCGATGCCAAGCGCCTGAACCCGCTGGGCCAGCCCTTGCAGAACGCCTTGCGCGAACGCCTGCGCGCGCTGGCCGCCGACCGCAGCGTGCGCGCCCTGGTGATCACCGCCGATGGCCGCGGCTTCTGCGTGGGCGCCGACCTCAGCGCGATGAACAGCGCGCTGGCCGGCGAGGCATCGACCGACACGCGCACGCTGGGCAACAAGACGGCCGACACCATGCACGCGGCCTCCAACCGGCTGATCTCGGACATCCGCCGCCTGCCCTTTCCGGTGCTGAGCGCGATCAACGGCGCCTGTGCCGGGGCGGGCGTGGGCCTGGCGCTGGCGGCCGACATCGTGATCGCCGCGCGCTCGGCCTACTTCTACCTGCCCTTCATGGCCAAGCTGGGCATCGTGCCCGACCTGGGCACCACCTGGTTTCTGGAGCGTCTGGTGGGCCGCGGCCGTGCCACCGCATTGACGCTGCTGGGCGAGAAACTGCCCGCCGAGAAGGCCACCGAATGGGGCATTGCCTGGGCCTGTGTGGACGACGACGCTCTGCGTGATGAGGCCTTGAAGCTGGCTCACCGCCTGGCTGCCCTGCCCCCGCAAGCCGCGCTGGAAACCCGCCGCGCCTACGACGCCGCCGCGCACAACAGCCTCGACGCCCAGATGGGCTACGAGGCCGAGCGGCAGCGTGAACTGATCGATGCGCCGAGTTTTGCGGAAGGGGTGCAGGCCTTCATTGGGAAGCGGGAGCCGCGTTTTTCTGGGCGGTCTTGA
- a CDS encoding thiolase C-terminal domain-containing protein: MVSVHTGDADARTPVLVGAGQITQRPERGGDPRTARGPLPLMVDAARAAAADAGPATALLAALQAVVVIRLFADTSPRFVDPAGRFTNLPRSVAQRLGAEAAQQLVYTHPGGNMPQWSINRLAEQVAAGRLQAALVVGAEALATWRMGQRAQVPLGWHEDAGGTPEAWGDARRGWSDVENAHGARAAIVMYPMFENAIRHHLGRSIGAHQAAMGRWLEPFAKVAAANPLADRRAGFDAAQIATPGPDNPWIGWPYTRLMSANAYIDQGAAVILTSVALARALGVPEDRWVFLHGCADAHDHWHVSQRRDFHSAPAMAAVFEQAFAMAGKQVADMRHLDIYSCFSSAVAVAYGALGLQPDDPRGLTVTGGLPYFGGPGNNYVTHAIAQMMQVLRGDRASYGLVTANGNYLTKHSAGIYSTERPSRAFAPEPPSLLQSRLNASIPSPVFAALAAGEAVVETYTVMHERSGPSAGVLFGRLLDGTRFIANTPVDASLFEAMQAEDFIGRRGVVTNDGVRNVWAPR, from the coding sequence ATGGTGAGCGTCCACACCGGCGATGCGGATGCCCGCACGCCGGTGCTGGTGGGCGCCGGCCAGATCACGCAGCGGCCCGAGCGGGGCGGCGATCCGCGCACCGCACGCGGCCCGCTGCCGCTGATGGTGGATGCGGCGCGCGCCGCGGCCGCGGATGCCGGCCCGGCGACGGCCCTGCTGGCCGCGCTGCAGGCCGTGGTGGTGATCCGCCTGTTTGCCGACACCAGCCCGCGCTTCGTCGATCCCGCAGGCCGCTTCACCAACCTGCCGCGCAGCGTGGCGCAGCGCCTGGGCGCCGAGGCGGCGCAGCAGCTCGTCTACACCCACCCCGGCGGCAACATGCCGCAGTGGAGCATCAACCGCCTGGCCGAACAGGTGGCCGCCGGCCGCCTGCAGGCCGCGCTGGTGGTGGGCGCCGAGGCCCTGGCCACCTGGCGCATGGGCCAGCGCGCGCAGGTGCCGCTGGGCTGGCACGAGGATGCCGGCGGCACACCCGAGGCCTGGGGCGATGCGCGGCGCGGCTGGTCGGATGTGGAAAACGCCCACGGCGCCCGCGCGGCCATCGTGATGTACCCGATGTTCGAGAACGCGATCCGCCACCACCTGGGCCGCAGCATCGGCGCGCACCAGGCCGCGATGGGCCGCTGGCTTGAACCCTTTGCCAAGGTGGCCGCCGCCAACCCGCTGGCCGACCGGCGCGCAGGCTTTGATGCCGCGCAGATCGCCACGCCCGGCCCCGACAACCCCTGGATCGGCTGGCCCTACACGCGGCTGATGAGTGCCAATGCCTACATCGACCAGGGCGCGGCCGTCATCCTGACCAGCGTGGCCCTGGCCCGCGCACTGGGCGTGCCCGAAGACCGCTGGGTGTTCCTGCACGGCTGCGCCGATGCGCACGACCACTGGCATGTGAGCCAGCGGCGCGACTTTCACAGTGCACCGGCCATGGCGGCGGTGTTCGAGCAGGCGTTCGCGATGGCCGGCAAGCAGGTGGCCGACATGCGGCACCTGGACATCTACAGCTGCTTCTCGTCGGCGGTGGCGGTGGCCTATGGCGCGCTGGGACTGCAGCCCGATGACCCGCGCGGCCTCACCGTGACGGGCGGTCTGCCCTACTTCGGCGGGCCGGGCAACAACTACGTGACGCACGCGATCGCGCAGATGATGCAGGTGCTGCGCGGTGATCGTGCGTCGTATGGTCTGGTCACGGCCAACGGCAACTACCTCACCAAGCATTCGGCGGGCATCTATTCCACCGAGCGTCCATCGCGTGCCTTTGCACCGGAGCCGCCTTCTCTCTTGCAATCGCGGTTGAACGCCTCGATTCCTTCACCCGTGTTTGCCGCGTTGGCAGCGGGTGAGGCGGTGGTCGAGACCTATACCGTGATGCATGAGCGCTCGGGGCCGTCGGCAGGGGTGTTGTTCGGCCGCCTGCTCGATGGCACGCGCTTCATCGCCAACACGCCTGTTGACGCATCCTTGTTCGAGGCGATGCAGGCGGAGGACTTCATCGGGCGTCGGGGTGTGGTGACGAACGATGGCGTGCGGAACGTCTGGGCGCCTCGATAG
- a CDS encoding enoyl-CoA hydratase-related protein, with product MPRELTPAIHLDILPGHVALVTLVRPEARNAVNGDVARGLEAAIDVTEADDDIWAVILTGTGSEAFCAGADLKAISAGRGHELRTDRGGFAGFVHAPRRKPWIAAVNGPALAGGCEIALACDLIVAATGTRFGVPEVKRGLIASAGGLYRLPRALPPAIAREAILTGEPITAEQAHAFGMVNALCEPARLIEAAQAMAARITVNAPVAVRESLAVARAAFDKTDAELRQMSEEGQARNMQSEDFKEGPLAFIEKRAPRWVGR from the coding sequence ATGCCCCGTGAACTGACCCCCGCCATCCACCTCGACATCCTGCCCGGCCATGTGGCGCTGGTGACCCTTGTGCGCCCCGAGGCGCGCAATGCCGTCAACGGCGACGTGGCGCGCGGCCTGGAGGCGGCCATCGATGTCACCGAGGCCGACGACGACATCTGGGCCGTGATCCTCACCGGCACGGGCAGCGAGGCCTTTTGCGCCGGCGCCGACCTGAAGGCCATCTCGGCCGGCCGCGGCCACGAGCTGCGCACCGACCGCGGCGGCTTCGCCGGCTTTGTGCACGCGCCCAGGCGCAAGCCCTGGATCGCCGCGGTCAACGGCCCGGCGCTGGCCGGGGGCTGCGAGATCGCGCTGGCCTGCGACCTGATCGTGGCCGCCACCGGCACGCGCTTTGGCGTGCCCGAGGTCAAGCGCGGGCTCATCGCCTCGGCCGGTGGCCTGTACCGGCTGCCGCGCGCCCTGCCGCCGGCCATCGCCCGCGAGGCCATCCTCACCGGTGAGCCGATCACGGCCGAGCAGGCGCACGCGTTCGGCATGGTCAACGCCTTGTGCGAGCCGGCGCGGCTGATCGAGGCCGCGCAGGCCATGGCCGCGCGCATCACCGTCAACGCGCCGGTGGCCGTGCGCGAAAGCCTGGCCGTGGCCCGCGCCGCCTTCGACAAGACCGACGCCGAGCTGCGCCAGATGTCCGAAGAAGGCCAGGCGCGCAACATGCAGAGCGAAGACTTCAAGGAAGGCCCGCTGGCCTTCATCGAGAAGCGCGCACCGCGCTGGGTGGGACGATGA
- a CDS encoding ABC transporter substrate-binding protein, whose product MTPSSKPAVLACTLAALVLAMATAPSHAQTQGVSKTEIVIGTIQDLSGPVSAYGKQARNGAQLRVDEINEQGGIHGRKLRLVVEDSAYDPKRAVLAAQKLVNQDKVFLITSHIGTPQNNAAMPIQFEKNVVNFMPLSAGREMFDPVHKLKFANVASYHDTLKVHAPELYKQLGAKKPCALYQDDDYGLEVLRGAESGMKSLGLELAEKTSYKRGATDFSSQVAKMKSAGCDFVVLGTIIRETVGAMAEAAKVGWKPSFLASVAAYTDLIHKLGGKATEGLYAVMTIPFPYLDDSPQPVRFWATKYKTRFNEDPSTYAVGTYQAVDIFARAAQKAGPNLSTESFVKAMETMGTIAPDIFGAPPLTWTATQRLGSTQSRLSQIKDGRWKVISEYR is encoded by the coding sequence ATGACCCCGAGCAGCAAGCCCGCCGTGCTGGCGTGCACCCTCGCCGCACTGGTGCTGGCGATGGCCACCGCCCCGTCGCACGCCCAGACCCAGGGCGTGAGCAAGACCGAGATCGTGATCGGCACCATCCAGGACTTGTCGGGCCCGGTGTCGGCCTATGGCAAGCAGGCGCGCAACGGCGCGCAGCTGCGGGTGGACGAGATCAACGAGCAGGGCGGCATCCACGGTCGCAAGCTGCGCCTGGTGGTGGAGGACTCGGCCTACGACCCCAAGCGTGCGGTGCTGGCCGCACAAAAGCTGGTGAACCAGGACAAGGTGTTTCTGATCACCTCGCACATCGGCACGCCGCAGAACAACGCGGCCATGCCGATCCAGTTCGAGAAGAACGTCGTCAACTTCATGCCGCTGTCGGCCGGGCGCGAGATGTTCGACCCGGTGCACAAGCTCAAGTTCGCCAACGTGGCCTCGTACCACGACACGCTGAAGGTGCACGCGCCCGAGCTGTACAAGCAGCTGGGCGCCAAGAAGCCCTGCGCGCTGTACCAGGACGACGACTACGGCCTCGAGGTGTTGCGCGGCGCCGAATCGGGCATGAAGAGCCTGGGCCTGGAACTGGCCGAGAAGACCAGCTACAAGCGCGGCGCCACCGACTTCAGCTCGCAGGTGGCCAAGATGAAGTCGGCCGGCTGCGACTTCGTGGTGCTGGGCACCATCATCCGCGAGACCGTGGGCGCCATGGCCGAGGCCGCCAAGGTGGGCTGGAAGCCCAGCTTCCTGGCCAGCGTGGCGGCCTACACCGACCTGATCCACAAGCTGGGCGGCAAGGCCACCGAGGGCCTGTACGCGGTGATGACCATCCCGTTTCCCTACCTGGACGACAGCCCGCAACCGGTTCGCTTCTGGGCCACCAAGTACAAGACCCGCTTCAACGAAGACCCGTCGACCTATGCCGTGGGCACCTACCAGGCGGTGGACATCTTTGCCCGCGCGGCGCAGAAGGCCGGCCCCAACCTCAGCACCGAGAGCTTCGTGAAGGCGATGGAGACCATGGGCACCATCGCGCCCGACATCTTTGGCGCGCCGCCGCTCACCTGGACGGCCACGCAGCGCCTGGGCTCCACGCAATCGCGCCTGTCGCAGATCAAGGACGGGCGCTGGAAGGTGATCAGCGAGTACCGCTGA
- a CDS encoding ABC transporter substrate-binding protein, protein MSAPLSRRHLIAAVAAASALAAALPAQAQKKYSTGATDTEIKLGHIVPYSGPVSAYGTIGKTISAYFTKVNAEGGVNGRKVKVISLDDAYNPAKTVEVTRKLVEEEEVLAMFAPLGTAQNAAIQKYMNAKKVPHLFLATGASRWGNPKEFPWTIGWQPTYTAEGRAYARQILETKPNARIAILMQNDDFGKDYLRGFMEVLGDKAKTMVVASLTYETSDPTIDSQLLSLKASGADVFFDITTPKFAAQAIRKVAELGWKPTHYLASVSQSAAAVLKPAGFDNATGVISSAYLRDPSDPAHAGTKELADYLAFMKQYYPAGDPNDTLNVIGYSLSQTMVHTLRQCGDNLTHENLMKQAANLSLTLPMLYPGIEVKTTPEDFYPVSRIQLIRFNGSRYEPIGKVLPG, encoded by the coding sequence ATGTCTGCCCCCCTGTCGCGCCGCCACCTGATCGCCGCCGTGGCCGCCGCCTCCGCCCTGGCTGCTGCCCTGCCGGCGCAGGCCCAGAAGAAGTACTCCACCGGCGCCACCGACACCGAGATCAAGCTCGGTCACATCGTGCCGTACTCGGGCCCCGTGTCGGCCTACGGCACCATCGGCAAGACCATCAGCGCCTACTTCACCAAGGTCAATGCCGAAGGCGGTGTGAACGGCCGCAAGGTCAAGGTCATCTCGCTGGACGACGCCTACAACCCGGCCAAGACCGTGGAGGTGACACGCAAGCTGGTGGAAGAAGAAGAGGTGCTGGCCATGTTCGCGCCGCTGGGCACGGCCCAGAACGCCGCCATCCAGAAGTACATGAACGCCAAGAAGGTGCCGCACCTGTTTCTGGCCACCGGCGCCTCGCGCTGGGGCAACCCCAAGGAGTTTCCTTGGACCATCGGCTGGCAGCCCACCTACACGGCCGAGGGCCGCGCCTACGCCCGCCAGATCCTGGAGACCAAGCCCAACGCCAGGATCGCCATCCTGATGCAGAACGACGACTTCGGCAAAGACTACCTGCGCGGCTTCATGGAGGTGCTGGGCGACAAGGCCAAGACCATGGTGGTGGCCAGCCTCACCTACGAGACCAGCGACCCCACCATTGACAGCCAGCTGCTCAGCCTGAAGGCCAGCGGCGCCGACGTGTTCTTCGACATCACCACGCCCAAGTTCGCGGCCCAGGCCATCCGCAAGGTGGCCGAGCTGGGCTGGAAGCCCACGCACTACCTGGCCAGCGTGTCGCAGTCGGCGGCCGCGGTGCTCAAGCCCGCGGGCTTTGACAACGCCACCGGCGTCATCAGCTCGGCCTATCTGCGCGACCCGTCCGACCCGGCCCACGCCGGCACCAAGGAACTGGCCGACTACCTGGCCTTCATGAAGCAGTACTACCCGGCCGGCGACCCCAACGACACGCTCAACGTCATCGGCTACTCGCTGTCGCAGACCATGGTGCACACGCTCAGGCAGTGCGGCGACAACCTCACGCACGAGAACCTGATGAAGCAGGCCGCCAACCTGAGCCTGACGCTGCCCATGCTCTACCCCGGCATCGAGGTCAAGACCACGCCGGAAGACTTCTACCCGGTCAGCCGCATCCAGCTGATCCGCTTCAACGGCAGCCGCTACGAGCCCATCGGCAAGGTGCTGCCGGGCTGA
- a CDS encoding 3-(methylthio)propionyl-CoA ligase encodes MLGLMQDRPLLISSLIEHAATFHPTTEIVSRLPEGQVHRSTWRGVRDTAKQVAHALQGLGIQSGDRVGTLAWNSYRHLALYFGVSGSGAVLHTVNPRLFPEQIDYIVNHAEDQLLFFDITFAPLVEKIAPLLKTVKHFIAMTDRAHMPAIEVPNLLCWDELIGAQSTHYTWPEFDERTASSLCYTSGTTGNPKGVLYSHRSTMLHTLMELAPDTFGVSSEETIMLIVPMFHANAWGTPYAAAMVGTKLVLPGPHLDGASVYALMRDERVTFSQGVPTVWMMLFGYVDANPGLDPRELGLKRVGIGGAAVSRAMLERFETQFGAEVVQGWGMTETSPIGVISKLLKKHAALPEEELVKIKLKQGRGVWGVDLKIVDEAGQALPWDGVAYGHLHVRGPWITSGYFKSEGGPVLDAEGYFPTGDVATIDPDGFLQLVDRAKDVIKSGGEWISSIDLENAAMSHPAVAEAAVIGIAHPKWQERPLLVVVKRAGQDVTREQMLEHLGARVAKWWLPDDVAFVAELPHTATGKILKTRLREQFKQHVLPTI; translated from the coding sequence ATGCTGGGCCTGATGCAAGACCGTCCGCTGCTGATCTCGTCGCTGATCGAGCACGCGGCCACCTTCCACCCGACAACAGAGATCGTCAGCCGCCTGCCCGAAGGCCAGGTGCACCGCAGCACCTGGCGCGGCGTGCGCGACACGGCCAAGCAGGTGGCCCATGCGCTGCAGGGCCTGGGCATCCAGAGCGGTGACCGCGTGGGCACGCTGGCCTGGAACTCGTACCGCCACCTGGCGCTGTACTTCGGCGTGTCGGGCTCCGGCGCGGTGCTGCACACGGTCAACCCGCGGCTGTTTCCGGAACAGATCGACTACATCGTCAACCATGCCGAAGACCAGCTGCTGTTCTTCGACATCACGTTTGCGCCACTGGTCGAGAAGATCGCCCCGCTGCTCAAGACGGTGAAGCACTTCATCGCGATGACCGACCGCGCCCACATGCCGGCCATCGAGGTGCCCAACTTGCTGTGCTGGGACGAGCTGATCGGCGCGCAGAGCACGCACTACACCTGGCCCGAATTTGACGAGCGCACGGCCAGCAGCCTTTGCTACACCTCGGGCACCACCGGCAACCCCAAGGGTGTGCTGTACAGCCACCGCTCGACGATGCTGCACACGCTGATGGAGCTGGCGCCCGACACCTTTGGCGTCAGCAGCGAAGAGACCATCATGCTGATCGTGCCGATGTTCCATGCCAATGCCTGGGGCACGCCCTACGCGGCGGCCATGGTGGGCACCAAGCTCGTGCTGCCCGGGCCGCACCTGGATGGCGCCAGCGTGTATGCGCTGATGCGCGACGAGCGCGTCACCTTCTCGCAGGGCGTGCCCACGGTGTGGATGATGCTGTTTGGCTACGTGGATGCGAACCCCGGCCTCGACCCGCGCGAGCTGGGCCTCAAGCGCGTGGGCATCGGCGGCGCCGCCGTGTCGCGCGCCATGCTCGAGCGCTTTGAAACCCAGTTCGGCGCCGAGGTGGTGCAGGGCTGGGGCATGACCGAAACCAGCCCCATCGGCGTGATCAGCAAGCTGCTCAAGAAGCATGCCGCGCTGCCCGAAGAAGAGCTGGTGAAGATCAAGCTCAAGCAGGGCCGCGGCGTGTGGGGGGTCGATCTGAAGATCGTCGACGAAGCCGGCCAGGCCCTGCCCTGGGACGGCGTGGCCTATGGCCACCTGCATGTGCGCGGCCCCTGGATCACCAGCGGCTACTTCAAGAGCGAGGGCGGCCCGGTGCTCGATGCCGAGGGCTACTTTCCCACCGGCGATGTGGCCACCATCGACCCCGACGGCTTTCTGCAGCTGGTGGACCGTGCCAAGGACGTGATCAAGAGCGGCGGCGAGTGGATCAGCTCGATCGACCTCGAGAACGCCGCGATGAGCCACCCCGCCGTGGCCGAGGCCGCGGTGATCGGCATTGCCCACCCCAAGTGGCAGGAGCGGCCGCTGCTGGTGGTGGTGAAGCGCGCAGGGCAGGACGTGACGCGCGAGCAGATGCTGGAGCACCTGGGCGCGCGCGTGGCCAAGTGGTGGCTGCCCGACGACGTGGCCTTCGTGGCCGAGCTGCCGCACACCGCCACCGGCAAGATCCTCAAGACCCGGCTGCGCGAGCAGTTCAAGCAGCACGTGCTGCCGACGATCTGA